In a single window of the Candidatus Krumholzibacteriia bacterium genome:
- a CDS encoding EutN/CcmL family microcompartment protein has product MFLGRVIGSLVPAVVYEGLEGVPLLWVQPLDKHGREEGTAFLCADGTRMAGHGETVYWEASREAALTLDPSFVPVDHAIVGIVDGRQVDGEEA; this is encoded by the coding sequence ATGTTTCTGGGTAGGGTGATTGGCAGCCTTGTGCCCGCAGTGGTATACGAAGGACTCGAAGGTGTTCCCCTCCTCTGGGTGCAGCCTCTGGACAAACACGGAAGGGAAGAGGGCACGGCCTTTCTTTGTGCCGACGGCACTCGAATGGCAGGACACGGAGAAACCGTCTACTGGGAGGCCAGCCGGGAGGCGGCCCTTACCCTGGATCCCAGCTTTGTGCCTGTGGATCATGCTATTGTCGGGATTGTTGATGGTCGGCAGGTGGATGGAGAGGAAGCATGA
- a CDS encoding EutN/CcmL family microcompartment protein — MILGRVAGRIYSTIHHPAMEKHRLLIIDHLDARGEATGKYLIALDSVGAGAGEQVLVLDEGNGSRQILGDSTAPVRSLVVGIVDELDAG, encoded by the coding sequence ATGATTCTCGGCCGCGTTGCAGGGCGCATCTATTCGACCATTCATCACCCGGCCATGGAGAAGCATCGGCTTCTGATCATTGACCACCTTGATGCCAGGGGCGAGGCTACGGGCAAGTATCTCATTGCTCTCGATTCTGTGGGCGCAGGCGCGGGAGAGCAAGTACTCGTACTCGATGAAGGCAATGGCTCCCGGCAGATACTGGGCGACTCCACGGCACCGGTGCGTTCCCTGGTGGTGGGGATCGTTGACGAGTTGGATGCCGGATGA